A genomic segment from Thermoplasmataceae archaeon encodes:
- a CDS encoding DUF1015 family protein gives MEIKQFRPYMFTDSADMVTSPPFDSITTEQEASLKIYPHNITHLTLPTETPEGILEASGTLSDWVNKGILKRSEKETILIVLQEFRIAGEKMQRIGMISLVKVYPESDAISPHERTFPGPVMERANIMGRLKAQLEPIFLTVSSVSLEKILRRAISTERPAMVFDEPVGVRNSIYCVSNELNISRIKECLATEKAIVADGHHRLKAGISLAGNIKAEEEFWSYEMAYITSIHERGLLISGVHRIVSSSVNAEKIVNNLGNYFVITEHQNLDRLNNITIYNGKFIELVPTERSLSLLKELEPNAYISASLIVNELLLKRLASMDEREIEQEISYTHDISLAMKRVDDKVASLSILMPEWNKEEFIDLARKKKMLPQKSTYFYPKIPSGIAINIMER, from the coding sequence TTGGAAATTAAACAATTCAGGCCATACATGTTCACCGACAGCGCGGATATGGTTACATCACCTCCATTCGATTCCATAACAACAGAGCAAGAAGCGTCCCTAAAGATTTACCCGCATAACATCACGCACCTGACACTTCCCACGGAAACTCCAGAAGGTATATTGGAGGCTTCAGGAACTCTTTCCGACTGGGTAAATAAGGGTATTTTGAAGAGATCGGAAAAAGAAACCATACTCATAGTCTTGCAGGAATTTAGAATAGCCGGAGAGAAGATGCAGAGAATAGGTATGATCTCTCTTGTTAAAGTTTATCCTGAAAGCGATGCAATATCGCCACATGAGAGGACCTTTCCTGGCCCGGTGATGGAACGTGCAAATATTATGGGAAGGCTCAAGGCGCAGCTGGAGCCAATTTTTCTAACAGTTTCTAGTGTAAGCTTGGAGAAGATACTGAGGAGGGCAATCAGCACGGAAAGGCCAGCCATGGTCTTTGATGAGCCTGTGGGAGTGAGAAACTCCATTTACTGCGTCTCAAACGAATTGAACATTTCTAGGATAAAGGAATGCCTCGCCACTGAAAAGGCAATAGTGGCTGATGGACATCACAGGCTCAAAGCCGGCATATCTCTGGCAGGAAACATAAAAGCAGAAGAAGAGTTCTGGAGCTATGAAATGGCCTACATTACATCCATTCACGAAAGGGGGCTACTTATTTCAGGAGTTCATAGAATTGTATCCTCTTCAGTCAACGCTGAGAAAATAGTGAATAATCTCGGTAATTACTTTGTCATAACAGAGCATCAGAACCTTGATCGGCTGAACAATATAACAATCTATAACGGAAAGTTCATCGAACTGGTTCCCACAGAGCGTTCATTGAGTCTGCTAAAGGAGTTGGAACCCAATGCCTATATCTCCGCATCCCTCATAGTAAATGAACTACTCTTGAAGAGATTGGCTTCAATGGATGAAAGGGAAATAGAGCAGGAAATAAGTTATACGCACGACATATCACTCGCAATGAAGCGAGTTGACGATAAGGTAGCTTCACTTTCAATCCTTATGCCTGAATGGAACAAGGAGGAGTTCATCGATCTTGCAAGAAAGAAGAAGATGCTTCCCCAGAAGTCCACATATTTTTATCCAAAAATACCTTCGGGTATTGCAATTAACATTATGGAACGTTGA
- the coaBC gene encoding bifunctional phosphopantothenoylcysteine decarboxylase/phosphopantothenate--cysteine ligase CoaBC, producing MELNEFRPLDGKRVVMGITASISLYRSPDVVRELRREGAEVIVAMSREAAELLNPSVLEWASENKVITEITGRIEHINLFFGRQQNTVYLVSPASYNVIGKMANGISDDVPSLLFSFALGHGIKTLISPAMHEDMLTNPVNQKNLDYLEYLGVEVIPPRRADYKAKLAETVTISDFVNRAFRPKLLGGKNILIVSGRGEEPIDPVRTISNRSTGETGYTLARTAYRMGASVSFVGNSSEMLPDYIDFHEAHSMDEFIRETLKLTNKNLDAIIVPAALPDFSPVQAKERKISDAENLKLELKKTPKLINELRKKYDGLIVAFRLSHKDDTSVHFSESKPDIVVYNPIPDGHSAIERTRFSYTINYGDGKINLNDVSKNDLAYNLLKIVSEKATAVK from the coding sequence ATGGAATTAAATGAGTTTAGACCACTTGATGGTAAGAGAGTGGTTATGGGCATAACTGCAAGTATCTCGTTGTATAGGAGCCCGGATGTGGTGCGAGAACTCAGAAGAGAAGGGGCGGAGGTTATTGTCGCCATGAGCAGAGAGGCAGCGGAACTCCTGAACCCAAGCGTTTTGGAATGGGCATCTGAGAACAAAGTGATAACCGAAATCACTGGCAGGATAGAGCACATAAATCTTTTCTTCGGCAGACAGCAGAACACTGTTTATCTTGTATCACCAGCATCGTATAACGTGATAGGAAAAATGGCGAATGGAATCTCTGATGATGTACCATCCCTGCTTTTCTCGTTTGCTCTTGGTCATGGTATTAAAACGCTGATCTCTCCTGCCATGCACGAGGATATGCTCACTAATCCAGTAAACCAGAAAAACCTGGATTACCTCGAGTACTTGGGTGTAGAAGTCATACCACCACGCAGAGCTGACTACAAGGCGAAGCTTGCAGAGACCGTAACCATATCCGACTTCGTAAACAGGGCCTTCAGACCCAAGTTACTGGGCGGAAAAAACATACTCATTGTCAGCGGTCGCGGAGAGGAGCCCATAGATCCTGTCAGAACTATATCCAACCGCAGTACAGGGGAAACTGGTTATACACTTGCCAGGACAGCGTACAGGATGGGCGCGTCAGTCTCATTTGTGGGAAATTCCAGTGAAATGCTTCCCGATTACATTGACTTCCACGAGGCACACTCCATGGATGAATTCATCAGAGAGACCCTGAAATTGACTAACAAGAATTTAGACGCCATAATCGTACCTGCGGCTCTTCCTGACTTTTCCCCTGTACAGGCGAAAGAGAGAAAGATCAGCGACGCGGAGAATCTCAAGCTTGAACTAAAAAAGACCCCTAAGCTGATCAACGAACTGAGAAAGAAATACGACGGCCTAATTGTGGCCTTCAGGCTTTCGCATAAAGATGATACTTCTGTGCACTTCTCTGAGTCGAAACCGGATATAGTGGTGTATAACCCAATACCAGACGGACATTCTGCGATAGAAAGAACCAGATTCTCATACACTATAAACTACGGCGATGGCAAAATAAATCTTAATGATGTGAGCAAAAATGATCTTGCATACAACCTCCTGAAGATAGTTTCAGAGAAGGCCACGGCAGTGAAGTGA
- a CDS encoding PaaI family thioesterase, with protein MLNVEDAYKVFQLDGFLRDVKISEIHLEEDFAEVVIPLEDNLLRLGNIMNGGAIMAVGDAAGGICVMTGEGVMNEFTVNFHANFLRQISLGPVKFSARTKKNGKSLAFCQIDVFDGNDELCATMSGTWYVVR; from the coding sequence ATGCTAAACGTCGAAGATGCTTACAAGGTATTTCAGCTCGATGGTTTTCTAAGAGATGTTAAAATTTCAGAGATTCACCTTGAAGAGGATTTTGCAGAGGTCGTGATTCCTCTTGAAGATAATCTTCTGCGGCTTGGAAATATTATGAATGGTGGTGCTATAATGGCAGTTGGGGACGCAGCAGGAGGCATATGTGTCATGACCGGCGAGGGAGTGATGAATGAATTCACGGTTAACTTCCATGCGAATTTTCTCAGGCAGATTTCTCTCGGACCAGTAAAATTCTCGGCCAGGACTAAAAAGAACGGTAAGAGTCTTGCTTTCTGCCAGATCGACGTTTTTGATGGAAACGACGAATTGTGTGCTACTATGTCAGGAACGTGGTATGTCGTCAGATAG
- a CDS encoding M13 family metallopeptidase, whose protein sequence is MTSAEPSGSGIPSIIGFSVANMDTGIDPWKDFFLYSAGNWLKNNPVPSDKSRWGAFDELSDFNTGNLRNILEICAGMLPDPLGVVDPQLGDFYRSAMDVETLEHLKFKPVEQYIESIERIDSVNALVSYIHYLHLSGIFPLFQVYSQTDEKNSSIYALYLYQGGISLPDRDYYILDTFSEIRQHYLKHIEKVFRMYGFPEENARNAAGTVLSIETGIAKSSRSRTDLRDAEKNYNRMSLPDLDAKFQVFGFRQYLKKIGVPETDYLVVGQPEFFSYLNTLLTERPLEEIKIYVKWIVLNVALPYLFVEAEEEHFDMFNRKIRGQIKMEPRWKRSVHVIDQFMGEALGKIYVKEHFGPEARERMNALVKDLMEVFADRLASLSWMNEVTRERALEKFKRFRPKIGHPAKFRDYSSVEIRKDEYFGNVSRCAAFELRRETARVGRPVDKDEWFMTPPTVNAYFSPPDNEIVFPAGILQPPFFDVNADDAVNYGAIGAVIAHEMTHGYDDQGRRYDLEGNLKDWWSPDDERNFMQRASGIADLYSSLELLPGVHVNGKLTLGENIADFGGVSIAYEALQRHLERNRDLRKIIDGFTPEQRFFISWAQMWRQNVKEPEARMLLTIDPHSPNKFRAIVPAINHPGFVMAFGSQKGEKTNPIAKDIQIW, encoded by the coding sequence ATGACGTCCGCGGAACCATCTGGAAGCGGTATACCCAGTATTATTGGATTTTCGGTAGCTAATATGGATACAGGTATAGATCCCTGGAAAGATTTTTTCTTATATTCAGCTGGTAATTGGCTGAAGAATAACCCGGTTCCATCTGATAAATCAAGATGGGGAGCCTTTGACGAACTTTCCGACTTCAATACTGGAAATCTACGTAACATACTGGAGATATGTGCCGGAATGTTACCTGACCCTTTAGGGGTGGTTGATCCGCAACTTGGTGACTTCTACCGATCAGCCATGGATGTGGAAACCCTTGAACACCTAAAATTCAAACCAGTTGAACAGTACATAGAATCCATTGAAAGAATTGATTCTGTAAATGCGCTTGTTTCCTATATTCACTACCTTCACTTATCAGGGATATTTCCCCTTTTCCAGGTATATTCCCAAACTGACGAAAAGAATAGTTCAATTTATGCTCTATACCTTTACCAAGGAGGCATATCTCTTCCAGACAGGGATTATTATATTTTGGATACTTTCTCTGAGATAAGACAGCATTACCTGAAACATATTGAAAAGGTATTCCGGATGTACGGATTCCCGGAAGAAAATGCGCGAAACGCTGCTGGTACAGTGCTCTCCATCGAAACAGGCATCGCTAAATCCAGCAGGAGCCGAACAGACCTTAGGGATGCAGAAAAAAACTATAATCGCATGTCACTACCCGATCTTGACGCAAAATTTCAGGTCTTCGGATTCAGACAATATCTGAAGAAGATCGGTGTGCCAGAGACAGATTATCTAGTGGTGGGGCAACCGGAGTTCTTCTCTTACCTCAACACACTTTTGACTGAAAGACCGCTTGAGGAGATCAAGATATATGTTAAATGGATCGTACTGAATGTCGCCTTGCCCTACCTCTTTGTTGAAGCCGAGGAAGAACATTTTGACATGTTTAACCGTAAGATAAGAGGGCAGATTAAAATGGAGCCCAGGTGGAAGCGATCAGTACATGTCATAGACCAGTTCATGGGAGAAGCTCTTGGTAAAATATACGTGAAAGAGCATTTCGGGCCGGAGGCGAGGGAGAGAATGAACGCCCTCGTAAAAGACCTCATGGAAGTCTTTGCAGATCGATTGGCCAGTTTGTCCTGGATGAATGAAGTCACAAGAGAGCGTGCCCTGGAAAAATTCAAGCGTTTCAGGCCAAAGATAGGCCATCCTGCAAAATTCAGGGATTATTCCTCTGTCGAAATAAGGAAGGATGAATACTTCGGAAACGTTTCAAGATGTGCTGCCTTTGAGTTGCGCCGGGAAACTGCAAGAGTTGGACGACCCGTTGACAAGGACGAGTGGTTTATGACCCCTCCCACCGTCAACGCGTATTTCTCGCCCCCAGACAATGAAATCGTTTTTCCTGCTGGCATACTGCAACCACCATTTTTCGATGTAAATGCGGATGATGCAGTTAATTACGGGGCCATAGGTGCAGTAATTGCCCATGAGATGACCCACGGATATGATGACCAAGGAAGACGTTATGATCTGGAGGGAAACCTAAAAGACTGGTGGAGCCCGGATGATGAAAGAAATTTCATGCAGCGCGCGTCAGGAATAGCAGACCTTTACAGTTCTCTCGAACTGCTTCCAGGAGTGCACGTAAATGGAAAACTGACGCTTGGAGAAAATATAGCGGATTTCGGTGGAGTCAGCATTGCCTACGAGGCATTGCAGAGACATCTCGAGAGAAACAGAGATTTAAGGAAAATTATTGATGGATTCACACCGGAACAACGTTTTTTTATATCATGGGCCCAAATGTGGAGGCAGAATGTCAAGGAACCAGAAGCAAGGATGCTTCTCACTATCGATCCTCATTCTCCAAACAAGTTCAGGGCGATTGTCCCTGCAATTAATCATCCTGGATTTGTGATGGCATTTGGTTCTCAGAAGGGGGAGAAGACGAACCCAATAGCCAAGGACATACAGATTTGGTGA
- a CDS encoding deoxyribonuclease IV: MECKQREYVEMSKFNNLLLGGHMPTSGGVSIASDWASRFSFRTFQLFSKNQRQWNQKPLDPDEVKTFRKKTSENSQIRIMVHGSYLLNMGTSDPELRSKVLNAFRDEISRSDELGVDYLVFHPGSRGKSTIEEGINNVAMNLNAVIDHEQKVMILLETAAGQGGSIGHTFDQLGSIIDMVEAKEKVGICFDTCHVWAAGYDIRSPQGYESVMTDFDSAIGLQKLRGFHLNDSKKERGSHVDRHEQIGRGTLGNEGVTNFVNDPRLQGLPMNFETPLGVEGYEQDISAVKSVMEKS, encoded by the coding sequence ATGGAATGTAAGCAAAGGGAATATGTAGAGATGTCTAAATTTAATAACTTGCTGCTTGGAGGGCATATGCCAACGTCTGGCGGTGTTTCAATCGCATCAGACTGGGCTTCCAGATTCAGTTTCAGAACTTTTCAACTGTTCTCAAAAAATCAGAGGCAATGGAACCAGAAACCTCTGGATCCAGACGAAGTCAAGACATTCAGGAAGAAGACCTCAGAGAATTCCCAGATAAGGATCATGGTGCATGGATCATACCTTCTGAATATGGGAACCTCTGATCCGGAACTCAGGTCGAAGGTTCTGAACGCTTTCCGGGATGAAATCTCCAGATCGGACGAACTGGGTGTGGATTATCTTGTTTTTCATCCAGGATCTAGGGGGAAATCCACCATTGAAGAGGGAATAAACAATGTTGCCATGAACCTAAATGCAGTGATCGACCACGAACAGAAAGTAATGATACTCTTGGAAACCGCTGCAGGACAGGGCGGCAGCATAGGGCATACCTTTGATCAGCTGGGAAGTATTATCGATATGGTGGAAGCAAAGGAAAAGGTTGGAATTTGTTTTGATACCTGTCATGTATGGGCCGCAGGATACGATATTAGGTCTCCTCAGGGCTACGAATCTGTAATGACAGATTTTGACAGTGCCATCGGGCTTCAGAAATTAAGGGGATTTCACCTCAACGATTCAAAGAAGGAGAGGGGGAGTCACGTGGATAGGCATGAGCAGATAGGCAGGGGTACGCTGGGGAATGAAGGTGTGACCAATTTTGTCAATGATCCACGGTTGCAAGGACTGCCAATGAATTTTGAAACCCCACTTGGTGTTGAAGGTTATGAACAGGATATTTCTGCGGTGAAATCCGTAATGGAGAAGAGCTGA
- a CDS encoding DUF488 family protein, whose translation MIQLMRPYGDQADRKGKVILVDRLWPRGISKADLNIDLWMKDIAPSEGLRKWFSHETQKWDEFREKYFNELDNNELTAKLLEICRSSDVTFLYSAREEKFNNAVALKLYVESHL comes from the coding sequence GTGATTCAACTAATGCGACCATACGGTGACCAGGCCGATAGGAAGGGAAAGGTGATTCTCGTTGACAGATTGTGGCCCAGGGGTATTTCTAAGGCGGATCTTAATATAGATCTGTGGATGAAAGATATTGCACCCTCAGAAGGCCTGAGGAAATGGTTTAGTCACGAAACTCAGAAATGGGACGAATTCCGGGAGAAGTATTTCAATGAGCTGGATAATAACGAGCTTACTGCAAAATTGCTTGAAATATGCAGATCAAGCGATGTCACTTTCCTTTACTCAGCCAGGGAAGAAAAATTTAACAACGCAGTAGCCTTGAAATTATATGTGGAAAGTCACCTCTGA
- a CDS encoding TrmB family transcriptional regulator, which translates to MEANTEQLSRIHEMLKILGLSSYEAQGFAALVYHGVANADTVADTAKIPRTSAYKVMESLVQKGFAKETDGRPRMFKPEDMDRIRSDFENKLQELFTNLKGLQDMLPSKGEPQLIYTIYGSQKVYSKLAEMFNLTETEIFVCTAKVREIRTELKKEIDNAIKRGVRVVFVTPPNKRVPQNTEVYRKEGLVATDVVSDQTRALIGDPELSACGYTDSPSLALHVYQFINMIIQNGM; encoded by the coding sequence ATGGAGGCAAACACAGAGCAGTTGAGCAGAATTCACGAGATGCTCAAGATACTGGGACTGTCGTCTTATGAGGCACAGGGGTTCGCAGCGCTGGTTTATCACGGTGTAGCCAACGCAGATACAGTGGCAGACACAGCTAAGATTCCAAGAACGTCTGCTTACAAGGTGATGGAATCGCTTGTTCAGAAGGGATTTGCAAAAGAGACAGACGGGAGACCCAGAATGTTCAAGCCTGAGGATATGGACAGGATCAGGTCAGATTTCGAAAATAAGCTCCAGGAACTGTTTACGAATCTTAAAGGGTTGCAGGATATGCTTCCGTCTAAGGGTGAACCACAGCTCATATACACCATTTATGGATCCCAGAAAGTATATAGCAAGCTTGCGGAGATGTTTAACCTTACTGAGACGGAGATCTTTGTGTGCACTGCTAAAGTTAGAGAGATAAGAACAGAACTGAAAAAGGAGATTGACAATGCGATCAAGCGGGGGGTTCGTGTTGTCTTTGTTACCCCTCCAAACAAAAGGGTGCCTCAAAATACTGAGGTATACAGGAAGGAGGGGCTTGTTGCTACCGATGTGGTCAGTGACCAGACTCGTGCGCTGATCGGGGACCCCGAACTTAGCGCGTGCGGTTACACCGACAGCCCATCACTTGCTCTTCATGTTTACCAGTTCATCAACATGATAATCCAGAATGGAATGTAA
- a CDS encoding carbon-nitrogen hydrolase family protein — protein sequence MAVKELVRFTGIQAMRMSLESATKFISLKLPGLASSNPDLIVLPEKWIVDSFDADGEPLEALMGSLIDVSGENTSVMIPGSLSIVREGKLYNSAPVIDRGKVIGWQDKISPFRNEVNRYSRGGEVRIFDTSIGRICVPVCYDIDFPYFLKVAIRGGANFAINPSLIDSQFLEEWHLYISVRSLENRIPVLSVNSLSSPFNGNSLAVQPYLNSYGFRVRKITAGVSESFKGELDGKGIGDYMAKRAEEDPGIYGLSRDKSVQDT from the coding sequence TTGGCAGTAAAGGAGCTTGTTAGATTCACTGGCATCCAGGCAATGAGGATGAGCCTTGAATCTGCGACTAAATTTATATCACTGAAACTGCCCGGACTTGCTTCCAGTAACCCCGACCTTATCGTCCTGCCGGAGAAATGGATAGTTGATTCTTTTGATGCCGATGGAGAGCCATTAGAAGCCCTTATGGGTTCACTGATCGACGTGAGCGGAGAGAACACGTCGGTAATGATACCAGGAAGTTTGAGCATCGTCAGAGAAGGAAAGCTATATAACTCGGCTCCGGTGATAGATAGAGGTAAAGTCATCGGCTGGCAGGATAAGATCTCACCTTTCCGTAACGAGGTGAACAGGTATTCAAGGGGAGGAGAAGTCAGGATTTTTGATACGTCTATCGGCAGGATATGCGTACCTGTATGTTACGATATAGATTTCCCATATTTCTTGAAAGTGGCAATACGCGGTGGTGCTAATTTTGCCATAAATCCATCGCTTATTGATTCCCAGTTCCTCGAAGAATGGCATCTGTACATATCTGTGCGTTCACTGGAAAATCGTATTCCCGTCCTTTCCGTTAACTCTCTTTCTTCGCCTTTCAATGGAAACAGCCTCGCTGTGCAACCATACCTCAATTCCTATGGATTTCGCGTCAGGAAGATTACTGCAGGGGTATCAGAGTCTTTCAAGGGTGAACTGGACGGGAAAGGCATAGGGGATTACATGGCGAAACGTGCAGAAGAAGATCCCGGAATTTACGGCCTATCACGAGATAAATCTGTTCAAGATACCTGA
- a CDS encoding pyridoxamine 5'-phosphate oxidase family protein encodes MEIKPDARKVSHSVIPESTKQETVVRSSITEVRRYPNRASYDKELLIDILRGGFICHVAFQVSGQPFVIPMMYYNDSEFIYLHASPAARISGSFRAGDPIAISVVELNGIVLAKGIADNSMNYRSAVIFGTPEEICDDEGKLTFVREWIDKILPGRRENSEMPTNNELKNVSVFRVKLDQFSVKVRKGGPSEKRTNPEIWSGVIPFKTKFLEPEFCSTDQIPDHIRKFINARND; translated from the coding sequence GTGGAAATAAAACCTGATGCTAGGAAAGTTTCACACAGCGTGATACCAGAATCAACCAAACAAGAGACCGTGGTCCGCAGCAGTATAACAGAAGTCAGGAGATATCCCAATCGGGCCAGTTATGACAAAGAATTGCTGATCGATATTCTCCGTGGGGGGTTCATATGCCATGTCGCATTTCAGGTCAGTGGACAACCTTTTGTAATTCCCATGATGTATTACAATGATTCTGAATTTATTTACCTTCATGCAAGCCCTGCGGCCAGGATCTCAGGATCATTCAGGGCGGGTGATCCGATTGCTATTTCCGTGGTGGAACTGAACGGTATTGTCCTCGCAAAGGGAATTGCCGATAATTCAATGAACTATAGGTCTGCAGTCATTTTTGGAACTCCAGAGGAAATCTGTGACGATGAAGGGAAACTCACATTTGTCAGGGAATGGATAGACAAAATTTTGCCTGGCCGGAGGGAGAACTCAGAAATGCCCACGAATAATGAGCTAAAGAATGTATCAGTTTTCAGGGTAAAACTTGACCAGTTTTCAGTGAAGGTAAGGAAGGGAGGGCCCAGTGAAAAAAGAACGAACCCAGAGATATGGTCAGGTGTAATCCCTTTTAAGACAAAATTTCTTGAGCCTGAATTTTGTTCAACCGACCAGATACCGGATCACATCAGGAAATTCATCAACGCAAGAAATGACTAA
- a CDS encoding alpha/beta hydrolase produces MKRLTVNSRFGEISYLYRQGDIPMIFLHGLGGTGNSWIRMNSFLDTRFSLYMIDLLGHGRSARPDIPYTIENQCEALDDFIAGLSLKGFALVGNSYGGWVSLRYTVTRKTPRKLVLVDSAGINRTARETGEEYADSFINRLVSLYRYNDPKIMKKIVENNARLGEKISDDQLSQISAKTCIVWGGMDRIIPLENGERLHHLIPASELDVIADAGHVPQVEKPEELSGILNRFIS; encoded by the coding sequence ATGAAGAGGCTTACGGTGAATTCTCGCTTCGGGGAAATTTCATACCTGTATCGCCAGGGAGATATTCCAATGATTTTTCTCCATGGACTTGGTGGCACCGGGAACAGTTGGATTAGGATGAATAGCTTCCTGGACACGCGGTTCAGCTTATACATGATCGACCTTCTGGGTCATGGGAGATCAGCGAGGCCGGACATCCCTTACACCATCGAGAACCAGTGCGAGGCACTGGATGATTTTATTGCGGGCCTCAGCCTAAAAGGCTTTGCCCTTGTTGGAAACTCTTATGGTGGCTGGGTATCGCTCAGATATACAGTTACAAGGAAGACACCTAGGAAACTGGTGCTGGTAGACAGCGCCGGGATAAACAGAACCGCTAGGGAAACAGGCGAGGAGTATGCTGATTCTTTCATCAATCGCCTTGTCTCCCTCTATAGATATAATGATCCGAAAATAATGAAAAAGATTGTGGAAAACAACGCTAGATTAGGAGAGAAAATATCCGACGATCAGCTTTCGCAGATATCGGCGAAAACTTGCATTGTTTGGGGGGGCATGGATCGTATCATTCCACTGGAAAATGGTGAAAGGCTCCATCATCTGATTCCTGCAAGTGAACTTGACGTTATTGCAGATGCTGGACACGTTCCACAGGTCGAAAAGCCAGAAGAACTCTCAGGTATCTTGAACAGATTTATCTCGTGA